One Pyrus communis chromosome 4, drPyrComm1.1, whole genome shotgun sequence genomic region harbors:
- the LOC137730684 gene encoding deoxypodophyllotoxin synthase-like has product MAKLTVVDFSDEDCFKPGTSSWLSLRKDICHALEELGCFVAKLPDLIPSEIRSPFFGTLDDLFDFPTETKLQITYERPFPMGYISLNAANESLAIGYPTNPEETKKFTHHFWPNGNDQFRQGADLFAKVMEKLEHTVTRMVFENYGVEKYHDDHIRSVVYFYKFNKYNEPEKRGIDVGMPGHTDKGFSTVLCQNHVKGLEIKSKDDEWISFDPVPSSFIFIAGDGFKVWSNDRIQACRHRVTLRENGVRHSLALFSFKEGETCVPNELVDKDHPLKYKPLHLLEYVQYFMENYPTLGPNFSIKTYCGV; this is encoded by the exons ATGGCCAAACTTACAGTGGTAGATTTCTCCGACGAAGACTGCTTCAAGCCAGGGACCAGTTCTTGGCTCTCATTACGCAAAGACATTTGTCATGCACTTGAAGAGCTTGGCTGTTTCGTGGCAAAACTACCCGACCTAATTCCTTCTGAGATTCGCAGTCCCTTCTTTGGTACGTTGGATGACTTGTTTGATTTCCCAACCGAAACCAAGCTGCAAATTACTTATGAAAGGCCTTTCCCCATGGGCTACATATCTTTGAACGCCGCTAATGAAAGCTTGGCGATTGGTTATCCTACAAACCCTGAAGAGACTAAAAAGTTTACGCATCACTTTTGGCCCAATGGAAACGATCAATTTCG TCAGGGTGCTGATTTGTTTGCAAAAGTGATGGAAAAACTAGAGCATACTGTGACAAGAATGGTATTTGAAAACTATGGAGTGGAGAAGTACCATGATGATCACATTCGATCAGTTGTTTACttctacaaatttaataaatacaATGAACCTGAGAAAAGGGGAATTGATGTGGGAATGCCCGGCCATACAGACAAGGGCTTTAGCACCGTACTCTGTCAAAATCATGTCAAAGGTCTGGAAATAAAGTCAAAGGACGATGAGTGGATTTCTTTTGATCCTGTGCCTTCATCCTTCATCTTTATAGCTGGTGATGGATTTAAG GTTTGGAGCAACGACAGAATTCAAGCTTGTAGACATCGAGTCACCTTGAGGGAGAATGGTGTAAGACACTCGTTAGCTCTATTTTCATTCAAGGAAGGGGAAACATGCGTACCCAATGAGCTTGTAGACAAGGACCACCCCCTAAAGTATAAGCCATTGCATCTGTTAGAATATGTTCAATATTTCATGGAGAATTACCCCACACTTGGACCTAACTTTTCCATCAAGACATATTGTGGTGTTTGA